DNA from Bradyrhizobium diazoefficiens USDA 110:
CGCTTGACCGGTCCTTTGGCCTCGCGCGCCACCGCCACATAGCTCGGCAGCGTTGCGACATATTGCAGGAGGCTGGTGCCGGTGAACTCGCGGAAGTCGAGCAGCGGCGACACCAGGATCAATCCCCTGACGCCGACGCCGTGCTGGACCTGCAACTGGCGCACCACCTTCGGCCCGCGAATGCCGCCATAACTCTCGCCTGCAACGTATTTCGGCGAGACCAGCCGGTCATGCCTCTCGAGCCAGCGGCGGATCACCAGCGCGATCGCATTGACGTCACCGTCGACGGAATAGAAGGACTTGCGCGCGTCCTCGCCGGTCGCAACGAACCGGCTGTAGCCGGTGCCGACGGGATCGATGAAGACGAGATCGGTGAAATCAAGCCAGGTCTCCGCGTTCGGCTTCACGTCGGGCGAGGCCGATGGCGAAAGGGCTTCGCCATCGAGCGGCAGCCGCCACGGGCCCGCAGCGCCGAACTGCAGCCATGCCGAGGACGCGCCGGGTCCGCCGTTGAACAGGAACGTCACGGGACGCGTCGCGCGGTCTGAACCGTCGAGCTCATAGGATGTGTAGGCGATGTCGGCCAGCGGCTCGCCCTTGCCATCGAACACGCGGATCGAGCCGGCGGTTGCGGCGAAGTTGAGCGTGCGACCGGGCAGATCGAGCGTCTGCTTCGTGGTCGAATCCGAGGGAAGACGGTGCGGCTCGGCGGCCGACGGCGAAGCTTGCTGCGCGCTTTGCGTGCCGCCGCCGCGTCCGCCTTTCTGTCCGGCCGGCGCCGCCGTCTCAGATCGCGGCTGCGGCGGATCGTCCGCACGCGCAAGGCCCGCAAGCGCGAAGGCCGACACCGCCAGCACCAGGATCGCGCGGCTCGGCAAACTCGTGGTCATGATCGTTCTCCCTGCCGGCTGTGAGAGCCC
Protein-coding regions in this window:
- a CDS encoding S10 family peptidase encodes the protein MTTSLPSRAILVLAVSAFALAGLARADDPPQPRSETAAPAGQKGGRGGGTQSAQQASPSAAEPHRLPSDSTTKQTLDLPGRTLNFAATAGSIRVFDGKGEPLADIAYTSYELDGSDRATRPVTFLFNGGPGASSAWLQFGAAGPWRLPLDGEALSPSASPDVKPNAETWLDFTDLVFIDPVGTGYSRFVATGEDARKSFYSVDGDVNAIALVIRRWLERHDRLVSPKYVAGESYGGIRGPKVVRQLQVQHGVGVRGLILVSPLLDFREFTGTSLLQYVATLPSYVAVAREAKGPVKRADLADVEAYARGEFLADLVKGEADKEATNRLADKVAELTGIDRAVSRRLAGRFDIGEFRREFDRKNGKVTGRYDASVRGLDPYPDSGNSRFGDPSGDALQAPLTSAAVDVLTRKLNWRPDGSYEVLNGAVEGQWDFGRGINPPQSVSDLRQVLAADAKLNVLVAHGLFDLATPYFGSKRVLDQLPAFATQRIKFVVYPGGHMFYSRDGSRQALRGEVEGLIRE